The genomic stretch TCGCGATATGTCAGTGGATGACGACACAACTTTTCTGGGCGACAGCATTCGCCCAAGCGCTGCAATGGGCGGTGGCTTCGGAGTCGTGTTAGAGGTTGTCGGGAAGGCAGTAAACTTTTTCACTAGCATGTTTAAAGGAGACAAGAAGAAAGACAGGGTAAGTAATATATATCCTgtgtcattttaaataaatgaatgttgatgtgttttaaatatgaatacaGGAGTAGTTAAGGTATTCAGGCTGAATACACGCGGATCCGAAGTGCCACTACAATTAAAAATTTTAGGACAGCAATGACGGCTAACGCTTGACTAAGACTTCGTTATTTTTTGTAAAACGTTTAAAAGTTTGTACTGCAGTTCATAGAAATATCAACCGATGGTGCGTGCATTGGGTCTATCTACTGCATCCACTCTATTCTAACTTATGGTTCGAATATAAGACAATGAAACACATGTCAATATCTATTGCAAACTTTGTTTGGCTGAACGTGGCCTTAGTAAAACACGTAAAACCATATGTGCAAATGTTAAGTTTCGCATAATTGTAATATACTAATTTGGTGATTTTCTTAACGTTTGGCCGTCTGCGAACGCTGATGACCTCAAAAATGGTGTGCCACCTAATGagtgaaataatttttttccagaaagtgttttgtttatattttaagtacaaAGAGCTAATGAAGGGATACCAAGCGGCAGAAGACAACGTGCACAGGGCACAGCAAGAACGCCGTGGTGTCGTAGAACGTATGCATGCGCAAAGGAAAGAAGCGCATCAGCGTCTGGCAAAAATGAAAGAAATCAGCATGCATCATGGTATAAGGGGTTGTTGTATTTACAAGTAACGTAATTTatgtacttttatttatttttagaaaacttTCCCGAGCTGATTTAGTGTACGTTTCTTATTAAGTAAACTATCCATCGTTGAGAACAATACAAAAGGTAAGTCGGTCAAGAGATTGGGATTTATCGCCTAACTCGAAGGGCTGTTATGCCAGTATGCTCTCAAAAtatgttttgaacaaatgtttacccggatatattaaaattatgtaaacataTTGCAAATGTATTGGCTGGTAATTCATTTTTGTATGTTTAAGTGTTATTAGTATGGTAACATAAAAAGTTAGTAAACAGCTACGTTATtgtataatttcattatttcagcTGGTCTTGGAAATGTCGAAAGTCTCAGGGAGGCCTCGCTACATCTCGGGGACGTTGACCGTCAGTTCACGAGGATCATTCAGTTCTGGGAGAACATGGCTGCTACCCTTAAGTACTTGAAAGAGGATGTAAGGTCCGGGGAAGTTTACTTGAAGAAAATTGAAGACGAGAGATACTCACAACGGTTCAAAAATTCCATCAGTAGGGCCGAAAAGGTATTTCTTGTTGTCATGTTCTTTGAAAATAGCAATATGAAAACTGAGCCTGAAAACCCTTTATGGGCGTGTTTATGTGTTAGACAATATGTATCGTATTTATTTGTATCTGATGCAGTGACATTCGAAAACTAATATTTTTCatgatgtttaatttaatttaacaaataagaaaACGAAACATTCAAAACTTTTATGTACGTTTTTATTTGTTAGACACTATTTATCTTTCTTACATGTATCGTATTTACTGACAATTCCAATTATTTGttccaaaatgtttattttatttgaacaaatatggAGGTTATCATATGATTATTACATGATAATGTGGACATATTATTATCACAGGACTGGCAGTTCTTTGGCAAGATATGCAGCGACTACGTCCAGGAAAGTGACACTGAAATCATGCACTTGTACAACTTCCTGTCATCGCCTATCGATCACATGTCTAATGCCGACAGAACAGCGAGGCAGACGGCTCTGATATGCTCTATAGAGGCGGACATCGACTCGGCGTTTGGGGAGGAACATTAACGTTATTTTCTTACCGTTGACCTATCGattgttttgaaaattgtttgcttatttaaaaaaaacaattggtaATCATGATCGTACATGAACACTTTTCATTATCTGTTTAGTAGTATCGAATGTTTTTATTTCGTTGTTATATAAGGTTTAAGTGTGGTGATTATGATGTCAAACATGccatatcattattttttttagttggtcgcatagcgaccagctaatgttgttactcaaaatttcaagtcggttaggcttatctacggagagcctactacctgccacatccgcgcgagaaagagttgtataatttattcaacaggtttgagttctccaactatattcattcacaaatggaaacattatatgaatatcgtattaaatgtaatagtttcgaacggagcttatacaGAAAAGAATcgataaacaatgattgtattacacatgtcgcggaagagatagtttatgaatgaatattaaaaaagtccactttctgctgcgtcttcatgacgtagtaatTTTGCTCAGCCCATTCATAATCTgatgctattaatagatgcggctgctgATAAATAAGGGTGggtccaattgcacgggtgataacaacgcaatagtataaggttacgcttattaatctgaggctatttagagattcgggaaaacaacgcaattgtataaggttacgcttgtttatattctcaatttataaaacgttgaacatgagttgaacaataacatcagggatacgatagacaacaacaaaaatgcttcataaacGCTAAAatcgaatataacaaacaattaaatataacacgaatgatctgtttcgtaacttcgttcatgcttctacagcggggatttctgggatctttttgttctcaacagatagcggcgatcttttgtatttacgggtgctaacaacgcaatagtagaaggttaagcttgtttatattcacacttctcaatttataaaacgttggacatgagttcaccaattactacaggtaaactatagacaacctcaaaaatgctttataatcgctaaaaccgaaaacgactaaatagaacaagaaatatctttgtaaaatgtagtcggcgtaaacgctgactttgaaataaagtttgcaatttacttttctaaataaataaataaaatgaaaacaaaagttaactATTGTGGTTTTTGTCActtataagttgcatattcaccgcacgaaatgtgtgttgtcagtgtcaaaccacacattagtgtaagaagataaaaactatactacgggagtgcaaatcatatgtgtcttcacatgccttattatgagtatatttcttcactatcgaaatatatcgtatgttaatgtttgatttaaacgcagtttttttcgacacatttaaatcacactttcatagccgcgtcatgcgaaaatgggtcttatgcgttttgaccagcgtttcttaaactcaacatgtgcatttgcgcagtctggtcagaggctatgctgttcgctataaaatcactcaatatgttatggtctcattattatctcctgaccagactgagagatgagcagactgagtgggctatatatatatatatatatatatatatatatatatatatatatatatatatatatatatatatatatatatatatatgttgggcgcatatggaatgagacccactttcgcatgacgagggtcattaaaaatctcattgcgaattgtaaatggcacattttagcacaatgcttttcgatacaaaattgaattcaaaatagcaaacttgtaaataagggcagcctatccaggcgttcaggaacgatttccagacgtgctgaaggagtacggcaaacattgtggttggataattaaacgattttcttatCGTGACACGatactattttggtaatgattgttttctcatcttgaaagcaaaactgaaattctgcaaaatatattttaacgcgtaattgtaactgggccacaatttgtgtcgtttgaacatgcagagtgtagtccggaattcctttcactgaacagtgctacatcctttgcgctgagcacagacacagtgatgtagccaaagttcagaggttttatctcgaatcagcccatgaaatattcgaaaatattcatgcgtgtctgctggcgttatgtaaaagtcattaagataaaagctgagtaaaacagctatgtcgaaaaagcgcatgagtgctctatacctatgttaaggtaagagttgttgacaccaTGTGAACTGCCGTGTGAACtgccgtgtgaactgctagggttacaattaatgcataaacaacaatgtacgggtcaacagaGCTGTCtagatgactacctaattcgcgAGTAAAAAGTATTTCtcgcatatttattatttatttattttcatcaatgatcttcttgtatattttgaatttgtatatggtgtcaaaaatctaaagttttgtaaagtgaattttcatcattaaattatatgtttagtgagataggtattcgatattccaacaatattcatttaatatgatggtgaatgcaaattgtctttatattcagttctcactgccattttcatcatactttctatgctttcagaacgtccaaaaaaagccatattgtttttattttgtctacgttatctctatgaaataaacaggatgataaaaagtgcacacaaagctcgacccgtgcgttatgacacactcttcataaatgtgaatggcgtgtgttcatttcaaacttgcgattaattttgaaaaatgaattgcgtcttaaattatgcaatagcgaacaacttcagtaccttcagcgctttgatttataaatgtCAGTGTCATTCAAGACACGAGTGCGTTCTCCGCTGTCACTGTACTAGATGATTCACAGAATAAGtaacaaatattgcaatattacTATGACATGCTGAATTATTATAGAACAGTCATAACgttttattcatgttttatgaCCGATTGAATGAactatgctttaaaatatttttttactataatACAACATGTATCTTGTTGTGATTGTCCATGTTTCGTTGGGGTTTAGAAAGAAGAACGCAGTGCAACACATTAATACAAAACACatgtgtaaaaaacaaacacaataacaaACTAATTGTGGCCTAAGGGCCTTTATGGGTTGGTCGGTTACCGGAACTTGAATAGTAGGTAGTGGGCCGGGTTTCATCTGGAGTATTTCCTGACCGACTTCCTAACTGGCCAACATAATACATTTGACGCACATTTTCTGTTGCCGAAGTTCCAAAACTAAATACCTATTTTCGAGAAAATTTGGTTGTGGTTACCGTATTTATTCAGTAGGTGAATGGTCGCATACGTTAAGTTTTTGGATTGAGTATCATGCTTCAGATAAATAAAAACTCACGCGGGAGAAATACACATTTTTGCGTGTTGAGCAATTCGAAACATTAATAAAACGTTGTGTGTAaaagtaatataaataaatagcaTCATCTTATTGAGAGTGATTTTAAACACCCTATTCTGTGATTATTAAGAATAATGTGTGCatgttatgtttttattgaaaacatttaaaagtgtattttcattaagcaataacatgtttacaaaataacaattatatgaaTCCATTGTTCCGGCCCTCTTAATAAATTCATCAATATTTGAAGAAAAGATTTTACAACATGTTTTATATGTCGTTATTATTAGACATAACAACACAAACTGTATTTAAATCGGCTCTTTTGACAAGCTTCTTTCTACCCGTAGTAATTTGTATCATTTACAATGTTTCCCATCGAACCGAACCTTCTGATTtttgctaaggtttgttactatgcgcatttGCATATTGTATAAACAGTTTCTGACTGGAAATACGAAACTTCAGCTCATGTTGTTCATCGACTTTTAGCACATTGGTTAAACCCactaataaatgttgtttataacaAATCTAAACAAAGACTTATAGCACATTGGTTAAACCCATTAGTAAACCCTAAACACTCGCACTCAATTATGTTTAATGTGATTTAAACAAGAATTCCGCGGTTGGAAACACATGCCCCCTaatcagggctttgaactagtgaacccaatttcaataggggtcatctaatctccaaggccaatgcacatgtgaagtatcaagccaatcggtcaattcgtcgACGAGTAATTGATGGGAAAGAATTTTCACACTTACTGTGACAGTGTcgttgaccattgacctagtgacctcaatttcaatagtggtcatctactgtccaaggccaacgcacatgggaagtatcaagcaaatcagtcaatttgttgacgagttattgatcggaaacgaacttgtctaccgacagacagacatactgacCGACACCCAGCAAAACAATGTCTGTAGTAAATATGACCTAGTTTTCAATGTaaaccggaaatcatgagaatgatcatCGTTAAAGTAATGTATAAACAGCAAATACATTAAAACGTCTAAAATTGAAAAGCATCATCTGTATCGTacttcatcagtttttttttcaaaaggacTCGTTTAATTTACTGAACGATGGTTTGAACCCGTAACAAAATATGcagtatttcattaaaaatattatctATACGATAGTTATAGCTATAGTAATGAATATCTGTGATCtattttttcattaatatctgGAATCAATTTTCAATACAGTCTACAATCGTCAATTTCATCCACGGAACGTATTATTGACCacaataattattgttaacaCAATAACTTAATTGTTTGCTTTTGTGAAAAAACGGCTTCCAACCCAAACTCTCAATTACTATCCATTTGCACCTTAATTTTCAATATCTGCAATCGCGGTTGCttttaagatttgttttaataatttggaTTTAACGTGTATACAAGGTGTTGAACACATTAAATGGCACGATGTCGTTTCCTGATTTAAGTTGTTAATTCTGCATTAGGTAGTTAATATATTCCTGCTTATACTTGTAATGCCCGCACAGAAACACAAACCTTCAACGTGATTCAACCTTACCGGACAAACATTAACATTGTACATGCAGCTTAATACTGCGTTAACAATTGATCACTTTTTGGAAAACAATGCATGTCAACTTTATTGAAAGAATTACATTGCAAATAATATTGAGTAAAGCAAATAAAGTAAATTCGGTCCTTGATGTAATCGTAATCATATAACTTTAATTAATATAATCATTCCTGCCAGTGTCTGATTAATAGATGCGAGCTATTGCATCGTTATCAACGGCAATCCCGAATGTCACTTAATTATTTAGTAAATTATTTGACTGTTATGCGAATTGCAACGTATGAAcctataaaacattaatttatttccgAAACACAAGTGAAATTCGCAAGCTTTCAGTTTAAATATGGATTACTGTTTTATAAAAACTTTTCACAATGTTCATGCTTTTTTAACCTTAATatactatattaatatatttcaacaatgccgtttaagaaataaaacgtaataaatgtattaaaacattgtaaaaatatacacataatggtatttgttttaaatttggtGTTTGAATGTGTATgacaataaaattatttgttcatgaTGTTAATCACGATACAATACGCCAATGAAAATAAAACGTAACAGAAAAGATTAGTTAATGAGCAATTTTTGTGGCGCTTGATTTCTGCGattcgccccataggtaacataatatacgtataccgaagaatgtagtccgttactgcaaccaaccactttgcatccagattctgcattcataaacaaaatagctccgatgagcgcgttccatccatggcaacgtcttttcactgtggcatcagcacccgagtaacacgcagtcctcatggacGATGTATACAGCGACGACAAATCGGTTCAATAGTGAactatctacacttaaccgatacagcgcatGTATGTGCTTTCGTTAAAAGAAATAaactgcgttcgcgatatggGCGACACAATTTAATTACCACGCGCTACACTTTTTTACTGTCAAAGAAAACATCTCAATGTTCTGTGCGCTACAAACTGTTTATATGACAATTCGCTAGTGCCTATCATGCCAGTTTTGAACGttttccttacacacgaaatatatgttgtggttgtcactttcacagcagttaattaatttgtgttaatgttttccAAGTAATCAAAACAATCTCTTATATGTCcgtcatttattttttgttcccatAAAGTCGCTATATGACCTTCACTGTGTCTGTGTGACTTTAAATCCAGCAAATAATTTacgtgaatatatatatatataaatatatatatatatatatatatatatatatatatatatatatatatatattgaatctACATGAAGTATTGAAATCCTATGACAACGTTTGTCTTCACAAAATCTCGgatacatataacactaagtgtaaaaacctaggtcaccaggtcaaatgatGATAATCAACATTTTATTCACAAACGTTTTGCAGTTGTTAATTGGCACGTACGACAaagacttgttttaaaaagcagcatttacttttaacACCAATAGCcaaatcatatattatgttgacagcctgtTAACCTTCCTTAATTCCATcttttttattcaacaaaggtgattcgttggcatcacggtgtatagtgttttcACGACCACAAAATATGAGCAAAATCGCGCCACCAGTACTTGCAGTACTTTgatatgtttaattttttatattacgTACACAGCAATGGTAAGACAAAAAGACAAAATAGTATAATCTTACTATTTTGAAACCATATTGAAAGCATAACGTTTAAAAATAAGTTTActtcaaaatatgtatatgttaacaAGTCAAATACTCACATAGCGACTGAAACATTTAAAGGAAACATTTTCTATGGTTGCTGTGCAGTTTAAATGTAATAAGTAAGGGAGACATTGTTAGATTTTACGTGACATAATAATCGTGTGTAGTTTGAAACGTTGAATACATTGCTTTATCTTCCACGAGGCGTTGAAAGTAGACTGCTCATAGACCTGCAGGAATTTTTCATATGCTGTTGTGCTAATTATATCCTCCTGACTCAGAGTGTCCATCCGCCGACAGCCGACCGCAACTTCCTCTGCCTGGCTATTCTTTCATCGATTGACATTTGGTTGAAAGAAGACGATAGAAAGTCATACAGATTGAGAATATCCGTGTCATTGTCACGTACGTGATCGTTACAGATCTTTTCGAAGGTCTTCCAGTCCTGAAATCACAAGAGTGAAATTAGCATCTATCTTCATGTCATTGAACCTGATGATGGAATAGGCTACATTGTTTCTACGATTAAAACGTTTGTTCTATCTGAAAGCTTTTTTGAAATGTTCAAACCATGCTTAAGGGTCACATAAGCATGAGGTCAATGTATGCCTTCTTGATCTTTCTTTTTTTCCGGCTTCTGACATCATGGTTGTCAATTGTTTTTATGTGCCATT from Dreissena polymorpha isolate Duluth1 chromosome 10, UMN_Dpol_1.0, whole genome shotgun sequence encodes the following:
- the LOC127848214 gene encoding uncharacterized protein LOC127848214, translating into MFDILSTFLTVRILFAVLKSGMASDATPTASNTLEKQAMVQTIAAIELYHAQREVANYLELAYLNLADHPDVAREVRMTAHEARSQHLLTSGLMKKLTVTAGHIIKTMIPMILDAVDLQDRDIIIDAFGQIIQNAESMKKESEDTRSSYLTLQTEVQRNMASVNDRNKHVVKESERLKLEMERQEQMARAASLAQKELEEEKKRMEEDLETLKGQRDRMFQVAEGAGRDMSVDDDTTFLGDSIRPSAAMGGGFGVVLEVVGKAVNFFTSMFKGDKKKDRYKELMKGYQAAEDNVHRAQQERRGVVERMHAQRKEAHQRLAKMKEISMHHAGLGNVESLREASLHLGDVDRQFTRIIQFWENMAATLKYLKEDVRSGEVYLKKIEDERYSQRFKNSISRAEKDWQFFGKICSDYVQESDTEIMHLYNFLSSPIDHMSNADRTARQTALICSIEADIDSAFGEEH